From a single Rhinolophus ferrumequinum isolate MPI-CBG mRhiFer1 chromosome 15, mRhiFer1_v1.p, whole genome shotgun sequence genomic region:
- the CALM3 gene encoding calmodulin-3, with protein sequence MADQLTEEQIAEFKEAFSLFDKDGDGTITTKELGTVMRSLGQNPTEAELQDMINEVDADGNGTIDFPEFLTMMARKMKDTDSEEEIREAFRVFDKDGNGYISAAELRHVMTNLGEKLTDEEVDEMIREADIDGDGQVNYEEFVQMMTAK encoded by the exons ATG GCTGACCAACTGACTGAGGAGCAGATAGCAG aGTTCAAGGAGGCCTTCTCCCTCTTTGACAAGGATGGAGATGGCACTATCACCACCAAGGAGTTGGGGACAGTGATGAGGTCCCTGGGACAGAACCCCACCGAAGCAGAGCTGCAGGACATGATTAACGAGGTGGATGCGGATG ggaacgGGACCATTGACTTCCCGGAGTTCCTGACCATGATGGCCCGAAAGATGAAGGACACCGACAGCGAGGAGGAGATCCGAGAGGCCTTCCGTGTCTTTGACAAG GATGGCAACGGCTACATCAGTGCGGCAGAGCTGCGTCACGTAATGACGAACCTGGGTGAGAAGCTGACCGATGAGGAAGTGGATGAGATGATCAGAGAGGCCGACATCGATGGAGACGGCCAGGTCAATTATGAAG AGTTTGTACAGATGATGACTGCAAAGTGA